Proteins co-encoded in one Flavobacterium sp. M31R6 genomic window:
- a CDS encoding NAD(P)/FAD-dependent oxidoreductase — MKKAENEGVSWTICQECQGHGKKKQRLSKKVRLRYQMELEQFEKTNGEGTTPVRPKSHLNSCLNCFGSGLIHSASNPIVDKENYPHVAIIGGGIGGVALAVACLHRGIPFTLYERDNHFDARSQGYGLTLQQASKAIEGLGVFSLEEGVVSTRHLVHTTEGKVIGEWGIRKWMQTDVKTSPKRTNVHIARQSLRLALLDQLGGHDIVQWGHQLIDFKECEGEGVNLSFQVNGEMKTCKADLVVGADGIRSSVRRLLIGEDITPLRYLGCIVILGICPLSALEGVDSSLLDSATVFQTANGNERIYIMPYTSDSVMWQLSFPMPEEEAKALSAQGTKALKEEACHRTQWHDPIPQILTATLEAQISGYPVYDRELLDSELLQKSGQATLIGDAAHPMSPFKGQGANQAVLDALTLARGITRGCRPLSQWRKAGLRESVLNEFESEMLKRSAVKVKDSAEAAQFLHSEIVLHEGDEPRGRCLKRKEA; from the coding sequence GTGAAAAAAGCGGAAAATGAAGGAGTAAGCTGGACTATTTGCCAGGAATGTCAAGGACACGGCAAAAAGAAACAACGGCTCAGCAAGAAAGTGAGACTCCGCTACCAGATGGAACTCGAACAATTTGAAAAAACAAATGGAGAAGGGACGACTCCAGTTCGTCCTAAGAGTCACCTAAATTCATGCTTAAATTGTTTCGGATCTGGGTTAATTCATTCTGCCAGTAATCCTATAGTTGATAAAGAAAACTACCCACACGTTGCTATTATTGGCGGTGGTATAGGAGGTGTGGCTTTGGCTGTGGCCTGTTTGCACCGCGGAATCCCTTTTACCCTTTATGAACGCGATAACCACTTCGATGCCCGATCTCAGGGCTACGGACTCACTTTGCAACAAGCCAGTAAAGCGATTGAGGGATTAGGTGTTTTCTCGTTAGAAGAAGGGGTGGTTTCAACAAGGCATCTGGTGCATACAACAGAAGGAAAAGTGATTGGTGAATGGGGGATCAGAAAGTGGATGCAGACTGATGTGAAAACATCTCCGAAACGTACAAACGTACATATTGCAAGACAATCTTTGCGCTTAGCATTGCTTGATCAGCTCGGCGGACATGATATTGTACAGTGGGGACACCAGTTAATTGACTTTAAAGAATGTGAGGGTGAAGGTGTCAATTTAAGTTTTCAAGTAAACGGGGAGATGAAGACCTGCAAAGCGGATCTTGTGGTTGGAGCCGATGGTATTCGCAGTTCGGTGCGGAGACTATTAATAGGTGAGGATATTACCCCATTGCGTTACTTAGGTTGTATTGTGATATTGGGAATTTGCCCTTTGAGCGCTCTCGAAGGTGTTGATAGTTCTTTGCTGGACTCGGCCACTGTATTTCAAACCGCCAATGGAAATGAGCGAATCTACATAATGCCTTATACATCAGACTCGGTGATGTGGCAACTTAGCTTTCCTATGCCGGAAGAAGAGGCTAAGGCGTTAAGCGCTCAGGGAACTAAAGCACTCAAGGAAGAAGCGTGTCACAGAACGCAATGGCACGATCCCATTCCTCAGATTTTAACGGCTACTCTCGAAGCTCAGATTTCTGGTTATCCTGTGTATGATCGAGAATTACTCGATTCAGAATTGTTGCAGAAATCGGGACAAGCGACTCTGATTGGAGATGCGGCTCATCCAATGAGTCCGTTTAAAGGTCAGGGGGCGAATCAGGCGGTGCTGGATGCGCTTACGCTGGCGCGAGGGATCACAAGAGGGTGCAGGCCTTTATCCCAATGGCGAAAAGCCGGACTGAGGGAAAGTGTATTAAATGAGTTTGAATCAGAAATGTTAAAGCGCTCTGCTGTCAAAGTGAAAGATTCAGCAGAAGCCGCACAATTCCTGCATTCCGAAATTGTACTTCATGAGGGTGATGAGCCGAGAGGAAGGTGTCTGAAGAGAAAAGAGGCGTAA
- a CDS encoding TolC family protein produces the protein MNNKNFLTIVFLLFCALASGQGNSWSLTKCIDMALQNNLEIKIRQLEIKRTQKSQNSVLNRMLPVVNLYGEQGYNFGSSIDPSTNGRVSSNFQNDNFYLNAKTNLIDFNAFANAKKDKINIELAKAEKEVIENEYKLQLLESYYQALYTQELLKIQKEQLKQATLNLERVTKEVAIGSKPQSDLYDMQLSFSEEENRNLETEQLYGIKKTQLFQLMNVVDVVIDEVILEPYLKERPAYIAESTSYNPKIKFAELNYQSSLKSIGLERANNLPVLSAYYGFSTFYYKTLSQANTNTDSFNNQLADNKSQQVGIQLNVPIFNGFRNNKKIDASKIESEKTKLVIEQEKQQLDKQVALEEQNKKNYLQIQNKWMEKLRYAKASLTTTQAKFASGKIEAIVYSSVKNQFLSAEYEVLKNNLQLQYIDLKINLLKTNHL, from the coding sequence ATGAATAATAAAAACTTTTTGACAATAGTCTTCCTACTATTTTGTGCTTTGGCAAGCGGGCAGGGAAACTCCTGGTCGCTCACAAAGTGCATAGATATGGCCTTGCAGAATAATCTCGAAATAAAAATCAGACAGCTTGAAATAAAAAGAACTCAAAAATCACAAAATTCAGTTTTAAACCGAATGTTACCCGTTGTCAATTTATACGGAGAACAAGGGTATAATTTTGGATCAAGTATTGACCCTTCAACTAACGGAAGGGTAAGCTCTAATTTTCAAAATGATAATTTCTATCTCAATGCCAAAACAAATCTGATTGATTTTAATGCTTTTGCAAATGCAAAAAAAGACAAAATCAATATTGAACTCGCCAAAGCAGAGAAAGAAGTGATTGAAAATGAATATAAATTGCAGCTTTTGGAAAGTTATTATCAGGCGCTTTATACGCAGGAATTATTGAAAATTCAAAAAGAGCAACTCAAACAAGCAACTTTAAACTTAGAAAGAGTGACCAAAGAAGTTGCCATTGGGAGCAAGCCCCAAAGTGATTTGTATGATATGCAATTGAGCTTTTCGGAAGAAGAAAACCGAAATTTAGAAACCGAACAGTTATACGGAATAAAAAAAACACAGTTGTTTCAACTGATGAATGTTGTGGATGTTGTAATTGATGAAGTGATTTTGGAACCTTATCTGAAAGAAAGACCAGCTTATATTGCTGAAAGTACGTCCTACAATCCTAAAATAAAGTTTGCTGAACTCAATTACCAAAGCAGTTTAAAATCAATAGGTTTGGAAAGGGCCAATAATTTGCCCGTATTGTCAGCCTATTATGGGTTTTCTACTTTTTATTATAAAACGCTAAGTCAGGCAAACACAAACACTGATAGTTTTAATAATCAATTAGCCGACAATAAAAGCCAGCAAGTAGGCATCCAGTTGAACGTTCCTATTTTTAATGGCTTTAGAAACAACAAAAAAATCGATGCATCGAAAATTGAAAGCGAAAAGACAAAATTAGTCATAGAACAGGAAAAGCAACAGCTGGATAAACAAGTGGCATTGGAAGAACAAAACAAAAAGAATTATTTGCAAATTCAGAATAAGTGGATGGAGAAGCTGCGATATGCCAAAGCCTCCCTAACCACTACTCAAGCCAAATTTGCCAGCGGAAAAATAGAAGCCATTGTATATTCATCAGTGAAAAATCAATTTCTTTCAGCAGAATATGAAGTTTTAAAAAATAACCTTCAACTGCAATATATTGACTTGAAAATCAATTTATTGAAAACAAATCATTTATAA